In one window of Campylobacter coli DNA:
- the dcd gene encoding dCTP deaminase: MGLKADNWIRKMALEHQMIEPFCEANIGKGVVSYGLSSYGYDIRVGREFKIFTNVNSTVVDPKNFLEENVVDFEGDVCIVPANSFALARTIEYFKMPDDVLAICLGKSTYARCGIIVNVTPFEPGFEGHITIEISNTTPLPAKIYANEGIAQVLFLQGDEKCDTTYKDKKGKYQAQTGITLPRILK, from the coding sequence ATGGGTTTAAAAGCAGACAATTGGATAAGAAAAATGGCACTCGAGCATCAAATGATAGAGCCTTTTTGCGAAGCAAATATAGGCAAGGGCGTAGTAAGCTACGGACTTTCAAGCTATGGTTATGATATACGCGTGGGGCGCGAATTTAAGATTTTTACCAATGTAAATTCTACCGTAGTAGATCCAAAAAATTTTTTAGAAGAAAATGTGGTGGATTTTGAAGGTGATGTATGTATAGTCCCTGCTAATTCTTTTGCACTTGCTAGAACTATAGAGTATTTTAAAATGCCTGATGATGTTTTAGCTATTTGTCTTGGAAAAAGCACCTATGCAAGATGTGGCATAATCGTAAATGTAACTCCTTTTGAACCAGGCTTTGAAGGGCATATAACCATAGAAATTTCAAACACTACCCCCTTGCCTGCAAAAATTTATGCTAATGAAGGCATTGCACAGGTATTGTTTTTACAAGGTGATGAAAAATGCGATACAACATACAAAGATAAAAAAGGCAAATATCAAGCTCAAACAGGCATAACCCTGCCAAGAATTTTAAAATAG
- the accB gene encoding acetyl-CoA carboxylase biotin carboxyl carrier protein produces MTKEEIKELVNLFAEANISKIKIKEQDGFEIELERDMCCDVPAPLACPPVPAPQPINVNVVNEAQPSSAKSNKPSINSPMVGTFYQAPSPGAAPFVKVGSSVKKGDTIAIIEAMKIMNEIEAEFDCRIVEILVADGQPVEFGMPLFTVEKL; encoded by the coding sequence ATGACAAAAGAAGAGATTAAAGAATTAGTAAATTTATTTGCTGAAGCTAATATCAGCAAAATAAAAATCAAAGAGCAAGATGGATTTGAAATCGAACTTGAAAGAGATATGTGTTGTGATGTTCCAGCTCCTTTGGCTTGTCCACCCGTTCCAGCTCCACAACCTATAAATGTTAATGTAGTTAATGAAGCACAGCCTTCAAGTGCAAAGTCAAACAAACCAAGTATAAATAGCCCTATGGTGGGTACTTTCTATCAGGCTCCAAGCCCAGGCGCAGCTCCTTTTGTAAAAGTGGGTAGTTCAGTTAAAAAAGGCGATACTATTGCTATTATCGAAGCGATGAAAATCATGAATGAGATCGAAGCTGAATTTGATTGTAGAATAGTAGAAATTTTAGTTGCAGATGGTCAGCCTGTAGAATTTGGTATGCCTTTATTTACGGTGGAGAAATTATAA